Proteins encoded in a region of the Isosphaeraceae bacterium EP7 genome:
- a CDS encoding M48 family metallopeptidase codes for MLNAAARLIVACLACFYLCATTARGESPAAAPAPAVVEAPVPVPEPTARAVEYHRTGNMLWLAGMAWSFAVPLVILASGASVRMRDLAGRLRFGPLIVGGYVVLYILLTELVDLPLGYYLGYVRPHAYGLSVQTLGHWLGNVAKGTAVALVLAPLLAWIPFWLLRRSPRLWWLWAGLLVLPLLCLTLLAKPIAFDPLFNEFGPMKDRALEGRILDLASRAGIQGSRVFEVDKSRDTKTVNAYVTGFMGTKRIVLWDTLIAKLEPDEVLAVMGHEMGHYVLGHVVRSIALSTFGALLVLYAVHRLAGSALRRFGPSLGISVLHDPAALPLLAVLIQGVALLTSPVALAYSRAQEHEADRFSLELIRANRPAALAFAKLQGENLSIPYPHPLVKFWRSTHPSIGERIDFCNAYRPWETGQPLWYEGLFSAGGGSRPARSE; via the coding sequence ATGCTGAATGCAGCCGCCCGCCTGATCGTTGCCTGCCTTGCTTGCTTCTATCTATGTGCGACGACGGCACGCGGCGAAAGCCCCGCCGCCGCCCCTGCGCCGGCCGTCGTCGAGGCCCCGGTCCCCGTGCCCGAGCCGACCGCGCGGGCAGTGGAGTACCACCGGACGGGGAACATGCTCTGGCTGGCGGGGATGGCTTGGTCGTTCGCCGTGCCGCTGGTCATCCTGGCGAGCGGGGCGTCGGTGCGGATGCGCGACCTGGCCGGGCGATTGAGATTCGGCCCCCTGATCGTGGGCGGGTATGTCGTCCTCTACATTCTTCTGACGGAGCTGGTCGACCTGCCCCTGGGCTACTACCTGGGGTATGTCCGGCCGCATGCGTACGGGCTGTCGGTGCAGACGCTGGGGCACTGGCTGGGGAACGTGGCGAAGGGGACGGCGGTGGCCCTGGTCTTGGCGCCGTTGCTGGCCTGGATCCCGTTCTGGCTGCTGCGCCGGAGCCCCAGGCTCTGGTGGCTCTGGGCCGGGTTGCTGGTCTTGCCGCTGCTCTGCCTGACGCTGCTGGCCAAGCCGATCGCCTTCGACCCCCTGTTCAATGAGTTCGGCCCGATGAAGGACCGGGCGCTGGAAGGGCGCATCCTGGACCTGGCGTCGAGGGCGGGAATCCAGGGGAGCCGGGTCTTCGAGGTGGACAAGAGCCGCGACACGAAGACGGTGAACGCTTATGTCACCGGGTTCATGGGCACCAAGCGGATCGTGCTCTGGGACACCCTGATCGCGAAGCTGGAGCCCGACGAGGTGCTGGCCGTGATGGGCCACGAGATGGGGCATTATGTGCTGGGCCACGTCGTGCGGAGCATCGCCCTGTCCACCTTCGGTGCCCTGCTGGTCCTGTATGCGGTGCATCGCCTGGCTGGGTCCGCGCTGCGACGGTTCGGCCCGTCGCTAGGCATCTCGGTGCTGCACGATCCGGCCGCCTTGCCGCTGCTGGCGGTCTTGATCCAGGGGGTGGCGCTGCTGACCTCTCCGGTGGCGCTGGCGTACAGCCGGGCGCAGGAGCACGAGGCCGACCGGTTCTCGCTGGAGCTGATCCGGGCCAACCGGCCCGCGGCGCTGGCGTTCGCCAAGCTACAGGGCGAGAATCTGTCGATCCCGTATCCCCACCCGCTGGTGAAATTCTGGCGGTCCACGCACCCGTCCATCGGCGAACGGATCGACTTTTGCAACGCCTACAGGCCGTGGGAAACGGGCCAGCCGCTGTGGTACGAGGGGCTGTTCTCGGCCGGTGGAGGATCTCGACCGGCGCGAAGCGAGTGA
- a CDS encoding RING finger protein — MELLLLSFLALLAYFALRWMSTARSWMLGGRFAAYRHLASRVSGRYEGRGLYDPPTVSFNHEGSSVRVGLAPQVPGHPPQARTRVVARFAEGIPLRLELAPVNRPAPPQIPRGTQFVRCGDAAFDRAFVIQANDPEMARSFLTLLPRLAIETLARMGPPGGMLLSVNPDRMLVQVDKNFGQSAEALYGVVSQALMVHDALRQGVLARVNQGISIVEVGAPHPETGPPICKVCGEPIDGPSVLCTTCKTPHHADCWEFVGTCSIFGCRGKQATPA; from the coding sequence ATGGAACTGCTGCTGCTCAGCTTCCTGGCCCTGCTCGCCTACTTCGCCCTCCGCTGGATGTCCACGGCGCGGTCATGGATGCTCGGCGGTCGGTTCGCCGCCTACCGACACCTGGCCTCGAGGGTGAGCGGCCGTTACGAGGGGCGTGGCCTGTATGACCCGCCGACGGTCAGCTTCAACCACGAGGGGTCGAGCGTCAGGGTCGGGCTTGCCCCGCAGGTCCCCGGGCACCCGCCGCAGGCCAGGACCCGGGTGGTCGCCCGGTTCGCCGAGGGGATCCCGCTGAGGCTGGAGCTGGCGCCGGTCAACCGCCCCGCCCCGCCGCAGATTCCCCGAGGCACCCAGTTCGTGCGCTGCGGCGACGCGGCCTTCGACCGCGCCTTCGTGATCCAGGCCAACGACCCGGAGATGGCCCGCAGCTTCCTGACCCTGCTGCCCAGGCTGGCCATCGAGACCCTGGCCCGGATGGGGCCCCCCGGCGGGATGCTGCTGTCGGTGAACCCGGACCGGATGCTGGTGCAGGTGGACAAGAACTTCGGCCAGTCGGCCGAGGCGCTCTACGGCGTCGTCAGCCAGGCCCTGATGGTCCACGACGCGTTGCGGCAAGGGGTGCTGGCCCGGGTGAACCAGGGGATCTCGATCGTCGAGGTGGGCGCCCCGCACCCCGAGACCGGCCCGCCGATCTGCAAGGTCTGCGGCGAGCCGATCGACGGCCCGTCGGTGCTCTGCACGACCTGCAAGACGCCGCATCACGCCGACTGCTGGGAGTTCGTCGGGACTTGCTCCATCTTCGGCTGCCGGGGCAAGCAGGCGACGCCCGCCTGA
- a CDS encoding MMPL family transporter, translating to MSLERLRSIVTRRPGWVVSAWVVLALGVGLTSPNLTRLAAEGQAKLMAGDAESVRAAKIVDETWPAQSFDSLAALVIGRPGGLTEADRDFARKLAGRFDVKPRPAPILRVLGPGSEPELAERLVSRDGTMQLLAVTLATSLVAPASHETVAWLEAQSRAMPAPEGLALRWTGDAVIGRDYMAGVQASLDRAALATVVLLMGVLLVVYRSCWLALIPLATIGLSLLLTRGILAWLVVAGWEVSPLVELFLVAVLFGCGTDFCLFVSWRYADHWTPSNPAGAMRLTLRRGSLALLTSAGTVIIGQLLMGTTRFKLFSRTGPSVALGLMLTLAATLTLTPALLVLLAQKRPASFKGLIAAPSGFWHAFGRRAMARPGRNWALTLAFMLPLAAYGFMTHITYDMLAELPSGTRSVEVLKRVDEAFGPGLTAPLTVVLESVGDLRSSEGLALIDDVSRFLARQKQIAEVRSATQPLGRGEQLASARLGSRLDQVGDGLGRIAAGASQLRAGLDQGAGKLRAAIWLESKTGLKLTGSASTTDARTPKPAEEMLRELTRAAEGAGQIADGAKLGRDEIAGILDDPVGKRALDRLLIHQATVKAHPELLRAFGVYISRDGRRARIDLAQAAPLFSEAALDQVERLRRILNDFLADASGPATRATLAGPNAGSADIRSMTRADQWQSWILIPAGVFVVLLVALRDVMACLNLVATMLLTYAFALGATHAVFVGMLGSHGLDWKVPYFLFVLLVAVGVDYNVFLMARLQEEVETSGLRRGIIRAVAGTGGLISSAAAITACSFASFLTSPLESIRQLGFALVIGIAVDAMLVRPLLVPCGHWLMNSRKSPRRENGTQPAKARTELVMVGD from the coding sequence ATGAGCCTCGAACGTCTGCGATCGATCGTCACCAGGCGTCCGGGCTGGGTGGTGAGTGCCTGGGTGGTCCTGGCCCTGGGTGTGGGCCTGACCTCGCCCAACCTGACCCGGCTTGCGGCCGAGGGGCAGGCCAAGCTGATGGCCGGCGACGCGGAGAGCGTCCGGGCCGCGAAGATCGTGGACGAGACATGGCCGGCGCAGTCATTCGATTCGCTGGCCGCGCTGGTGATTGGCCGGCCCGGGGGCCTGACCGAGGCCGACCGCGACTTCGCCAGGAAACTCGCCGGTCGGTTCGACGTGAAGCCTCGGCCGGCGCCCATCCTGCGGGTCCTGGGCCCCGGCAGCGAACCCGAACTTGCCGAGCGGCTGGTCTCGCGCGATGGGACGATGCAGTTGCTGGCCGTCACGCTGGCCACGTCACTGGTGGCGCCGGCGTCGCACGAGACGGTGGCCTGGCTGGAAGCCCAGAGCAGGGCAATGCCCGCGCCGGAAGGCCTGGCCCTGCGCTGGACGGGCGACGCGGTGATTGGCCGCGACTACATGGCCGGCGTGCAGGCCTCGCTCGATCGGGCGGCGCTCGCCACGGTCGTGCTGCTGATGGGCGTCCTGCTGGTCGTCTATCGGTCGTGCTGGCTGGCCTTGATCCCGCTGGCGACGATCGGGCTAAGCCTGCTGCTGACGCGCGGGATTCTGGCCTGGCTGGTCGTGGCCGGCTGGGAGGTCTCGCCGCTGGTGGAGCTATTCCTGGTGGCCGTGCTGTTCGGCTGCGGGACCGATTTCTGCCTGTTCGTGTCGTGGCGGTACGCCGACCACTGGACGCCGAGCAACCCCGCGGGGGCGATGCGTCTCACCTTGCGGCGCGGCAGCCTGGCTCTGCTGACGAGCGCCGGGACGGTGATAATCGGGCAGTTGCTGATGGGAACGACGCGGTTCAAGCTGTTCTCCAGGACCGGCCCGAGCGTGGCCCTGGGCCTGATGCTGACCCTGGCCGCCACCCTGACCCTGACCCCCGCGCTGCTGGTCTTGCTGGCGCAGAAACGGCCCGCGTCGTTCAAGGGGCTGATCGCGGCGCCGAGCGGCTTCTGGCACGCGTTCGGCAGGCGGGCGATGGCCCGCCCGGGCCGGAACTGGGCCCTGACGCTGGCGTTCATGCTGCCCCTGGCGGCCTACGGGTTCATGACGCATATCACTTATGACATGCTCGCCGAGCTGCCCAGCGGGACCCGCTCGGTGGAGGTGCTCAAGCGGGTGGACGAGGCGTTCGGGCCCGGCCTGACGGCCCCCTTGACGGTGGTCCTGGAGTCAGTGGGCGACCTGCGGAGCTCGGAAGGGCTGGCCCTGATCGACGACGTGAGCCGGTTCCTGGCAAGACAAAAGCAAATCGCCGAGGTGCGGTCGGCCACCCAGCCGCTGGGCCGGGGTGAGCAGCTCGCATCGGCCAGGCTCGGTTCGAGGCTCGACCAGGTGGGCGACGGCCTGGGGCGGATCGCCGCGGGGGCCTCGCAGTTGCGGGCGGGGCTGGACCAGGGAGCGGGCAAGCTGCGGGCGGCGATCTGGCTGGAGTCCAAGACCGGCCTGAAGCTGACCGGATCGGCGTCCACGACCGACGCCCGCACCCCCAAGCCGGCCGAGGAGATGCTCCGCGAGCTGACCCGCGCCGCCGAGGGCGCCGGGCAGATTGCCGACGGTGCGAAGCTGGGGCGCGACGAGATCGCCGGCATCCTGGACGACCCGGTGGGCAAGCGTGCCCTGGACCGGCTCCTGATCCATCAGGCGACCGTCAAGGCACACCCCGAGCTGCTCCGCGCCTTCGGCGTCTACATCTCCCGGGACGGCCGACGCGCCCGGATCGACCTGGCGCAGGCCGCGCCCTTGTTCTCGGAGGCCGCGCTCGACCAGGTCGAGCGGCTGCGGCGGATCTTGAATGACTTCCTCGCCGATGCCTCGGGGCCGGCGACGCGGGCCACCCTGGCGGGGCCCAATGCGGGCTCGGCCGACATCCGCAGCATGACCCGGGCCGACCAGTGGCAGAGCTGGATCCTGATCCCGGCGGGCGTCTTCGTGGTCCTGCTGGTGGCGCTTCGGGACGTGATGGCGTGCCTGAACCTGGTGGCGACCATGCTGCTGACATATGCGTTCGCGTTGGGTGCCACGCATGCCGTCTTCGTGGGGATGCTGGGGTCGCATGGGCTGGACTGGAAGGTCCCGTATTTCCTGTTCGTGCTGCTGGTGGCGGTGGGCGTGGATTACAACGTCTTCCTGATGGCGAGGCTCCAGGAAGAGGTCGAGACGTCGGGGCTGAGGCGCGGGATCATCCGGGCGGTTGCGGGGACGGGCGGGCTGATCAGCTCGGCCGCGGCGATCACCGCATGCAGCTTCGCCTCGTTCCTGACCAGCCCACTGGAGAGCATCCGGCAGCTCGGCTTCGCGCTGGTCATCGGCATCGCCGTCGATGCGATGCTCGTCAGGCCGCTGCTGGTCCCCTGCGGTCACTGGCTGATGAATTCCCGCAAGTCGCCCAGGCGCGAGAACGGCACGCAGCCGGCCAAGGCCAGGACCGAGCTGGTCATGGTCGGCGACTGA
- a CDS encoding Mov34/MPN/PAD-1 family protein has translation MDEIVFNEVTYREPRKMRRPDGDARWACLACGTPGPRDLPVFVDRVAVDSMERHALSDTSVELGGVMLGFEGIDDRTGLPFVWVTRSLEARHYENTQASFTYTHDAWEEITREREAKYPDLDIVGWYHTHPDFGIFLSGHDQFLHNSFFGQPLQVAYVIDPIRMARGFFQSRDGGLVQLEGFHVVAPRADRSALARTVNDLESVPQSEPGGAGLSPRLEAELVAMLSGTRNQGHAMRHGETPRIASLAGLLGILGGVALVMAVMWANQLTHQLRSLSEAQEGMVVAKDASRMAIDALNDQLGEAAAEKLVAQYGKAARERDEAKVRLEGQLVANQAMAEDLRASRASYEKAAAQLATATETAKKYEADSKEAKSLRAKVDEVTGQADRQARTIADQELALDALDGKGAVALVGLYSTAWYSALAGWITSGVLIASLFALLSRRDPKPMAADEPSR, from the coding sequence ATGGATGAGATCGTCTTCAATGAGGTGACCTACCGCGAGCCGCGGAAGATGCGGCGGCCGGACGGCGATGCGCGCTGGGCCTGCCTGGCCTGCGGCACACCCGGGCCGCGGGATTTGCCCGTGTTCGTGGATCGGGTCGCGGTGGACTCGATGGAGCGGCACGCGCTGTCGGATACGTCGGTGGAGCTGGGCGGGGTGATGCTGGGGTTCGAGGGGATCGACGACCGGACGGGGCTGCCGTTCGTCTGGGTCACGCGGTCGCTGGAAGCCCGGCATTACGAGAATACCCAGGCGAGCTTCACGTACACGCACGACGCCTGGGAGGAGATCACCCGGGAACGCGAGGCGAAGTACCCCGACCTGGACATCGTCGGCTGGTATCATACGCATCCCGACTTCGGCATCTTCCTCTCGGGCCACGACCAGTTCCTGCACAACAGCTTCTTCGGCCAGCCGTTGCAGGTCGCCTATGTGATCGACCCGATCCGGATGGCGCGAGGGTTCTTCCAGTCGCGCGACGGCGGCCTGGTGCAACTCGAAGGCTTCCATGTGGTTGCGCCCCGGGCCGATCGGTCGGCGCTGGCGCGGACGGTGAACGACCTTGAGTCGGTGCCCCAGTCCGAGCCGGGCGGCGCGGGCCTCTCCCCCAGACTCGAAGCGGAGCTTGTTGCCATGCTCTCCGGGACGCGGAACCAGGGCCACGCAATGCGCCACGGGGAGACCCCGAGAATCGCCTCGCTCGCGGGCCTCCTCGGCATCCTGGGGGGGGTGGCGCTCGTCATGGCCGTGATGTGGGCCAACCAACTGACCCACCAGTTGCGGTCGCTGTCGGAGGCACAGGAGGGCATGGTTGTCGCCAAGGACGCGAGCCGGATGGCGATCGATGCGCTGAACGATCAACTGGGCGAGGCGGCGGCCGAGAAGCTAGTGGCCCAGTACGGCAAGGCGGCCAGGGAGCGCGACGAGGCGAAGGTCAGGCTCGAAGGTCAGCTCGTGGCCAACCAGGCGATGGCCGAGGATCTCAGGGCGTCGCGCGCCTCTTACGAAAAGGCGGCCGCCCAACTGGCCACCGCGACCGAGACGGCCAAGAAGTATGAGGCCGACTCGAAGGAGGCGAAGTCGCTCCGCGCGAAGGTCGACGAGGTGACCGGCCAGGCCGACCGGCAGGCCCGGACGATCGCCGACCAGGAGCTAGCCCTCGACGCCCTGGACGGCAAGGGGGCCGTCGCGCTGGTGGGCCTCTATTCGACCGCCTGGTACTCCGCCCTTGCGGGCTGGATCACGTCCGGGGTGCTGATCGCCAGCCTGTTCGCGCTGCTCTCCCGCCGCGACCCGAAGCCGATGGCGGCCGACGAGCCGTCCCGTTGA
- a CDS encoding DMT family transporter, translating to MTQLSPPGTQGAADRRRGRLYILGAATLWSAGGFITKRLEMDPLSIAFYRSLFAGLALLPLVPRSKLVFRPSLLPLGLAFGAMTGLYLTSVKLTSAANAIFLQCTATLWTVPIGLILLRERPSRREMAGIAMAMVGIITIVAWGRAEGNIRPRDGEGILLGLTSGIAYAAVVVGLRALRDLDPLWTSAAGNLVAAATLGAWLLLTAGAITVPTPGQVPVLVAFGAIQLAIPYVLFARGLRTIHAPEAALLGLLEPVLSPIWVILFVGEYPELATVVGGVFLLAGVAVRYLPARRATLPSE from the coding sequence GTGACCCAACTTTCCCCCCCCGGCACCCAGGGCGCCGCCGACAGGCGACGGGGTCGGCTCTACATCCTGGGGGCGGCGACGCTCTGGAGTGCCGGCGGCTTCATCACCAAGCGGCTGGAGATGGACCCGCTGTCCATCGCCTTCTACCGCAGCCTCTTCGCCGGCCTGGCCCTGCTCCCGCTCGTCCCCCGGTCGAAGCTGGTCTTCCGCCCCAGCCTCCTCCCGCTCGGGCTGGCCTTCGGCGCGATGACCGGCCTCTACCTCACCTCGGTCAAGCTGACCTCGGCGGCCAACGCCATCTTCCTCCAGTGCACCGCCACCCTCTGGACCGTCCCCATCGGCCTGATCCTGCTGCGCGAGCGCCCCAGCCGCCGCGAGATGGCCGGCATCGCGATGGCGATGGTCGGCATCATCACGATCGTCGCCTGGGGCCGCGCCGAGGGGAACATCCGCCCGCGAGACGGCGAAGGCATCCTCCTGGGCCTGACCAGCGGCATCGCCTACGCCGCCGTCGTCGTGGGCCTCCGGGCCCTGCGCGACCTCGACCCCCTCTGGACCAGCGCAGCCGGAAACCTCGTCGCGGCCGCCACCCTGGGTGCCTGGCTGCTGCTGACCGCCGGCGCCATCACCGTGCCGACCCCCGGGCAAGTCCCCGTCCTCGTCGCCTTCGGCGCCATCCAACTGGCCATCCCCTACGTCCTCTTCGCCCGCGGCCTCCGCACGATCCACGCCCCCGAGGCCGCACTGCTCGGCCTGCTGGAACCGGTCCTGAGCCCCATCTGGGTCATCCTCTTCGTCGGCGAATATCCCGAGCTTGCCACCGTCGTCGGCGGCGTCTTCCTCCTGGCCGGGGTCGCCGTGCGCTACCTGCCCGCGAGGCGCGCAACGCTCCCTTCCGAATAG
- a CDS encoding EsaB/YukD family protein encodes MSYGSPADPSGIQVTFLDQTGAKSVKAVIAFSVPVSRILPNIITKMNLPATSPDGQPMSYSLDHKEGGKRLLENQTLVEANVRDGDHLIVYPEVVAG; translated from the coding sequence ATGTCCTATGGTAGCCCTGCCGATCCCAGCGGAATCCAGGTGACCTTCCTGGACCAGACCGGCGCCAAGAGCGTGAAGGCCGTCATCGCCTTCAGCGTCCCTGTCAGCCGGATCTTGCCAAACATCATCACCAAGATGAACCTGCCGGCGACCAGCCCCGACGGCCAGCCGATGAGCTACTCGCTCGACCACAAAGAAGGGGGCAAGCGCCTGCTCGAGAACCAGACCCTGGTCGAGGCCAACGTCCGGGACGGTGACCACCTGATCGTGTACCCCGAGGTGGTGGCCGGCTGA
- a CDS encoding ThiF family adenylyltransferase: MDDTLRFLDDETDLTTGAGPEAGDDAPLIIDDDDRYGRLRLIPWWRQERLAASKILVVGAGALGNEVLKNLALVGVGKVYVIDLDAVEPSNLSRSVLFRARDAGLGKAEVAARRAAEINPDVRLVPLRGDVITDVGLGLFAEVDVVIGCLDNREARLWVNRQCWKVTTPWVDAGIQEIQGVVKVFVPPDSACYECAMTARDYQLLNLRYSCPLLTREQMQQGKVPTAPTIASMMGALQVQEALKLIHGLPVAAGSALVFNGVSNQFYSTRLPHRDDCLSHETYPTPTPLPLSASSPASNLFALARTHLAGPLTLALDRDLVTTIGCPACGWTTDVFRPRTKVRAAEATCPSCRTEARAESVHEVPEGSPLAARSLAELGIPVYDIVRVDGPDESAFFLLADDRPEA; this comes from the coding sequence ATGGACGACACGCTCCGCTTCCTCGACGACGAGACCGACCTCACCACGGGCGCAGGCCCCGAGGCCGGCGACGACGCCCCGCTGATCATCGACGACGACGACCGCTACGGCCGGCTTCGCCTGATCCCCTGGTGGCGGCAGGAACGGCTCGCCGCGTCGAAGATCCTGGTGGTGGGCGCCGGGGCCCTGGGCAATGAGGTCCTTAAGAACCTGGCGCTCGTGGGGGTCGGCAAGGTCTACGTGATCGATCTGGATGCGGTCGAGCCGTCGAACCTGTCCCGCTCGGTCCTCTTCCGCGCCCGCGACGCGGGCCTGGGCAAGGCCGAGGTCGCCGCGCGGCGTGCCGCCGAGATCAACCCCGACGTCCGGCTCGTGCCGCTGCGGGGCGACGTGATCACCGACGTGGGCCTGGGCCTCTTCGCCGAGGTCGACGTGGTCATCGGCTGCCTGGACAACCGCGAGGCCCGGCTCTGGGTCAACCGCCAGTGCTGGAAGGTGACGACCCCCTGGGTCGACGCCGGCATCCAGGAGATCCAGGGGGTCGTCAAGGTCTTCGTCCCGCCCGACAGCGCCTGCTACGAGTGCGCCATGACGGCCCGCGATTATCAACTCCTGAACCTGCGCTACAGTTGCCCGCTGCTGACCCGCGAGCAGATGCAGCAGGGCAAGGTGCCCACGGCCCCCACGATCGCCTCGATGATGGGCGCCTTGCAGGTGCAGGAGGCCCTGAAGCTGATCCACGGCCTTCCCGTGGCCGCCGGCTCGGCCCTGGTCTTCAACGGGGTCAGCAACCAGTTCTACTCGACCAGGCTTCCCCACCGAGACGACTGCCTGAGCCACGAGACCTATCCGACCCCGACTCCCCTGCCCCTCTCCGCGAGCTCGCCCGCGTCCAACCTCTTCGCCCTGGCCCGCACGCACCTTGCGGGCCCACTGACTTTGGCCCTGGACCGGGACCTGGTCACCACCATCGGCTGCCCCGCCTGCGGCTGGACGACGGACGTGTTCCGCCCCCGGACCAAGGTCCGCGCCGCCGAGGCCACCTGCCCCAGCTGCCGCACCGAGGCCCGCGCCGAGAGCGTCCACGAGGTGCCCGAAGGGTCGCCGCTGGCGGCCCGATCGCTGGCCGAGCTGGGCATCCCCGTCTACGACATCGTCAGGGTCGATGGACCCGACGAGTCGGCCTTCTTCCTGCTGGCCGACGACCGCCCCGAAGCCTGA
- a CDS encoding PDZ domain-containing protein: MTSQRSSLKTARRLAFALLGASGLAPAAWAAEEPGENTVIKGVRIEGQVARRPDSSPASSGDGTPEGRFSDRIASVRDEAIQAEKNAGDIEIDSARTVLRLAEPIQDQFKLGKVTVSSSKSRSEQVPAYTIAQGGVKTERPQLGVITIDPAPGQDAVSRISYVISLNNELGLNLTAPDAAIRLHLELPEGQGLVVSGISPESPAAKTGLRVNDIILNLDSEPLKDQGELISKLKARAEKPAELKVLRGGKPITIKVRPRLKVQIDPVEDVSTAFWIGVSVSEVDDLIKSQLSLPQGQGLIVNDVAKDSPGEKAGVKVNDILTEMAGKPLRDPQAMRNAVQSAGKNPVEVMLFRTGKPQTVTIEPVPHLLMTIQSDQTAVRSSTAARSARRPGESIPAAVPFRQLQLEQGRAFEGAGQTFRLFGNPANGQFARDPAAVVGQAFTNLTFADTARREDQGKLDQRLDDLSREIKELREAIRELAKSEKK, encoded by the coding sequence ATGACTTCTCAGCGATCTTCACTTAAAACGGCCCGTCGCCTCGCGTTCGCCCTGCTCGGCGCCTCCGGCCTCGCTCCCGCCGCCTGGGCCGCCGAGGAACCCGGCGAGAACACCGTGATCAAGGGCGTCCGAATCGAAGGCCAGGTCGCAAGGCGGCCCGACAGTTCGCCCGCTTCGAGCGGAGACGGGACGCCCGAGGGTCGCTTCTCCGATCGGATCGCGTCGGTCCGCGATGAGGCCATCCAGGCGGAGAAGAACGCGGGCGACATCGAGATTGATTCGGCGAGGACCGTGCTGAGGCTCGCCGAGCCCATTCAGGATCAGTTCAAGCTCGGCAAGGTGACGGTCTCCTCCTCGAAGTCCCGGTCGGAGCAGGTCCCGGCCTATACCATCGCGCAGGGGGGGGTGAAGACCGAACGACCGCAGCTGGGTGTCATCACGATTGACCCGGCTCCGGGCCAGGATGCCGTAAGCCGCATCTCCTACGTCATCAGCCTGAACAACGAGCTTGGCCTGAACCTCACGGCCCCCGATGCCGCGATCCGACTCCACCTGGAGTTGCCCGAGGGCCAGGGTCTGGTCGTCTCGGGGATCAGCCCCGAGAGCCCGGCGGCGAAAACGGGCCTCCGTGTCAACGATATCATCCTCAACCTCGATTCGGAGCCACTCAAGGATCAAGGCGAGCTGATCTCGAAGCTGAAGGCCAGGGCCGAGAAGCCGGCCGAGCTGAAGGTCCTGCGCGGCGGCAAGCCGATCACCATCAAGGTCAGGCCCAGGCTCAAAGTCCAGATCGACCCCGTCGAGGACGTGTCGACCGCGTTCTGGATCGGCGTCTCGGTTTCCGAGGTGGACGACCTGATCAAATCCCAGCTCAGCCTGCCGCAAGGCCAGGGCTTGATCGTCAATGACGTGGCGAAGGATAGCCCCGGCGAGAAGGCGGGCGTGAAGGTCAACGACATCCTTACGGAGATGGCGGGCAAGCCGCTGCGTGATCCCCAGGCGATGAGGAACGCCGTGCAGAGCGCCGGCAAGAACCCGGTCGAGGTGATGTTGTTCAGGACCGGGAAGCCACAGACCGTGACCATCGAGCCCGTGCCTCATCTCCTCATGACGATCCAGTCCGACCAGACGGCGGTGAGGAGTTCCACGGCAGCGCGTTCGGCCCGGCGACCAGGGGAGAGTATCCCGGCCGCAGTGCCGTTCCGGCAGCTTCAGCTCGAACAAGGCAGGGCGTTCGAGGGTGCGGGCCAGACCTTCCGACTCTTTGGAAATCCGGCGAATGGCCAGTTCGCGAGGGATCCGGCGGCCGTCGTCGGGCAGGCGTTTACCAACCTCACCTTCGCGGACACTGCCCGTCGCGAGGATCAGGGCAAGCTCGACCAGCGGCTGGACGACCTGAGCCGCGAGATCAAGGAGCTGCGAGAGGCGATCCGCGAGTTGGCGAAGTCCGAGAAGAAGTGA
- a CDS encoding ubiquitin-conjugating enzyme E2 — translation MSYESPRIRRLRNDLLALERLTGESSVFRFKASGKPPQTFLIEFRGQGLARERGKMVVRDTHEIEVKLDASYPRTMPNLRWVSPIYHPNISEIGMVCLGGYGTHWVPSLMLDELCVMLWDMVRYHNYDIRSPYNREAAFWAANQTRFTFPLDTRPLRDRRVALGRVDHYPAAEAIPLPGPTTEPDRGSMIQILDLELDLNPRKAPPPSPGRPDSDVFFLD, via the coding sequence ATGAGCTACGAGTCGCCGCGCATCCGCCGCCTCCGCAACGACCTGCTCGCGCTGGAGCGCCTGACCGGCGAGAGCTCGGTCTTCCGCTTCAAGGCCTCGGGCAAGCCGCCGCAGACCTTCCTGATCGAGTTCCGCGGGCAGGGGCTGGCGCGTGAGCGGGGCAAGATGGTCGTCCGAGACACCCACGAGATCGAGGTCAAGCTCGACGCCTCGTATCCCCGGACGATGCCCAACCTGCGCTGGGTCTCGCCCATCTATCACCCGAATATCTCCGAGATCGGCATGGTCTGCCTGGGCGGGTACGGCACCCATTGGGTCCCCAGTCTGATGCTCGACGAGCTCTGCGTGATGCTCTGGGACATGGTCCGTTACCACAACTACGACATCCGCAGCCCCTACAACCGCGAGGCCGCCTTCTGGGCCGCCAACCAGACCAGGTTCACCTTTCCGCTCGACACCAGGCCGCTGCGAGACCGCCGCGTGGCCCTCGGCCGAGTTGACCACTACCCCGCGGCCGAAGCCATCCCCCTGCCCGGCCCGACGACCGAGCCCGACCGCGGCTCGATGATCCAGATTCTCGACCTCGAGCTGGACCTGAACCCGCGCAAGGCCCCGCCGCCGAGCCCCGGCCGCCCCGACTCCGACGTCTTCTTCCTCGACTGA